Genomic window (Fodinibius salicampi):
CAGATTGAAGAAGGGATGTTCCTTTATTTGGATGAAGAGTACTTAGAGCGTACAGATACAGTTATTGAACTGGAGTTTTTAAGAATGTATTGGATCCGTTAGTGAGAATATTTTTAATTCGGTGATCATGATCTAGACAAGCTTTTGGGCCGTTTGCTGATCGGTAATGAGTACATCAATAAGGTTGTTTTTGAGAGCCCCATGGATTACATCTACTTTCTGGGATCCGCCTGCTATTCCTACAACTGTTTTTATTTTTTTCAGTTCTTCTATTGATATTCCAATAACCAGCTCTTTGAGTGGCGAATCGATCTCCTTACCGTTTTTATCGAAAAATCGTAAGGCAATATCGCCTACGGCATCGGAATGAGTAATTTTTTCGTATAGTTTGGGAGGTAGTTCTTCGTGGTCCCGGTCAAGTACCGGGTTCGTTTTGAGTGCTCCGATACCAACGTAAAGTGTATCAATGGTTGAAAATAGATCAAGCGCACCTTTGACTTTTCGGTCGGCAAGGAGCACCTGTTTGGCTTCTTTACTATCTACAATTCCCGGGGCCGGTAGGAGCGTAAGTTTGCTCTTTAAGAGCTGAGAAAGCCTCCGGGAAATATCCGTTGCATGTGCCTTTGCTTCCGGAGGACCTACGCCCCCAAGGGCTTGTACGACGTGCGTATTATCCACTTGTTTTGAAGGCATGGCATCAACCATGGCCTGGAGGGTCGTTCCCCAGGTTACACCAATGGTTTCACCTTCCGATATGGTCCGATGCAAATAATCTGCGGCAGCAGACCCAATCTGTTTTTTGATTATTTTGTCGGAAATTTCCTCTTCGGAATCAACAATTAACGCTTCTTGTAGATGATAGGTATCCTCTAAAGCGTTTTCCAATTCTACAAAGCTATTGTTAGGTGAGAGTACGGATATTTGTACGATTCCAATCTCTCTGGCTTGTTTTAGTAGGCGGGATACTTTTGGCCGAGACAGATGTAAGCGGTTAGCAATTTCTTGCTGATTATATTTCTGCTCATAGTACATTGAGCTCACTTTGCTTAGAAGGCGGTTCTCAATGGATTTATTAGCTCTTAGCATATACAAAATTTAGCCTTACTTGATATCATAATACGTAAATGTCTTTTAGTGCCCGCTACCACTGTTTGCAAAATAAGTAAAGCTTGGCAAAACAGAAATTTAAAGCTTAATGAATTTTTGTTTCATGATTTTAGCTACTGATCTATTAGAAAGGAGGATAGTCGTAATACTTAAATGCAATTCTTGGTTAAATATTCAAAGGCAAAAGATATTCAAAATAAGAAATAACAATTAAAAAAAGTTTAGTTGACATTAAAAAATAAAATTGTAAATTAAGAAAAGAACAAATATTCATAAGTGAACAAATGTTCAATAAACGCTTTTTGAGAATTGTAGCTCAAGTAGATTGCCAGGGATAGATTGTTCATTACAACTTGATTCACCTACTGAAAATGGGGATTTGATATGATTGGAGAAGTTACAAGATCACTGTATAGTAGTAGCAAGAACAGAAGCGATTTAGAAGATTACTGGTATGGAATTCGGGAGGGCAATACCGAAGCATTATCCCATCTATATTGCGTTTCTTATTCCTGGCTTTTCAATTATGGCTATAAGATAATTCCAAGATCAGGCTTTGTTGAGGACGCTATACAGGAACTTTTTTTAATTCTTTGGAAGAAAAGAACGGATATAAATGAGGCCAAATCAGTCCGCTCTTATCTTTTTGCCTCTCTAAGGAGAATCATTTTTCGGCGGCTGGAAAAACAGAGGAATCGTACCCAAAGAAATCATGATTATAAGGACTACCAACTGCAAGAGGCCGGGAACATAGAAAAGATGATGATCCATCTTGAAGCTGGCCAAGAGCGCAAGGAGCAATTGAAAAATGCAATGCAATCGCTTAGTCAGCGCCAGAAGGAAGCCATCTCTCTCAAATATTTTGATGGCTTGTCAAATAAGGAAATTTCGCAGGTAATGAATATTAACAGACAGAGTGTATATAACCATGTGTCAACTGCCATTAGTAAGATGCAGGAACAGGTACAGCTAAGGTAAATCGATATATTTGAGAATGCGGTGTGAAAAGGAGAAATAAGATTTATTCATTTTTTTAGCAGTAGGATTACCGTCTGGCCTCCTCTTTATAAATAGAGTTGGGCTATAAAACTAGGCAGGAAGCAGTTTGATTGAGTTAAGATGATTTTAAAAGAAGATACTATAACCCTATCCCCTTGGTTATAGGTTATATGCCAGGTGTTGCTCTTGTTGTGTGTCTGAGGGCAGCCCTGGCATTTTTTATTTTTTTTTGTAAAACTGGTGGGATTTGAGACAAGAATATTTTAAATATGGAAAAGATATACCATATATATTTTAATAACGGTATAAATTATACAAGTTAGAGTCTGCCAGGGATACTTATTCTTCTGCAATTTTAATATTAAACATAATTCATAAACAGTTGGTGTATGAAAAAATATTTAATATTAATTCTCATAATTATAGTTGGAATTTCATCACCTGTTTGTTCTGCTGGTAATGATGGGGAATTAAGTGTTACAAATTTACAAACAGAATATTTTGAAAATCCTATTGGGATAGATCAAGCCAATCCACGGTTAGCCTGGAAGCTTAAGAATAGTGAGCGAAATACCTTGCAAGCTGCCTATCAAATCCAGGTAGCAAAAGGAGAAAATGACTTTTCCAGTGGAAATATCATCTGGGACACGGGTAGAGTTGAGTCTGAGTCCTCTATTCACAATGTATATGAGGGACCGGATCTTGAATCAGGCCAGCGGTATTACTGGAGGGTTCGGGTATGGAATCAAAATGATGGAGTATCAGAATGGAGTAATACCTCCTTTTGGGAAATGGGACTTTTAAATACTGATGATTGGCAGTTTGATTGGATTGAGCCGGGATTAGATCAGGATTCCTCTGAACCTCAGCCTGTGCCCATGTTGCGGACGGAGTTTTCTGTTCCTAAAGCAATTAAAGAAGCCCGGGCCTATGTGACGGCTCACGGATTGTATGAGATGGAGATAAATGGTGAAAAAGTAGGCGATCAGGTCTTCACCCCGGGGTGGACAAGCTATAATAACCGGCTGCAGTATCAAACATATGATGTTACTGAATACTTACAGTCTGGCGATAATGCCATTGGAGTTATGCTGGGGGATGGATGGTATCGCGGTTATATCGGATTTAACAATCAGCGGAATTATTATGGAGAAAACCTTGCCTTATTAGCCCAGATAAAGATTACCTATGAGGATGGCACAACAGAAACTTTTGGTACTGATGATTCCTGGAAAGCCACTACGGGTCCCATATTAAAGTCGGATATCTATAATGGGGAGGCTTATGACGCCCGCCTTGAAAAGGAGGGATGGGCAAATCCCGGTTATGATGACCGTAATTGGATTGGGGTTCGTGTTGTTTCTGATTCTGAAAGTAAAGAACAACTCGTAGCACCTGAGGGTCCTCCCGTTCGCAAAATTCAGGAGTTACGTCCGGTTGAAATTCTGAGGACTCCCGAAGGAGATACCGTTGTGGATATGGGACAAAATATGGTTGGTTGGATACGGTTGAAGGTGTCGGGATCAGCAGGTACGAAAGTAACTATGGAGCATGCCGAGGTGCTGGACAAAGACGGAAATTTTTATACTGAAAATCTTCGCGCTGCTAACCAAATTAATACCTACACATTAAAGGGTGAAGGCGAAGAAGTATGGGAGCCGAGATTTACGTTTCAGGGGTTTCGATATGTAAAAGTAGAAGGATATCCGGGTGAACTTACCAAAGATGGCGTAACGGGTGTGGTTATTCATTCTGATATGGAGCCTACAGGGCATTTTGAAAGCTCTAATCCCCTAATAAATCAATTACAGCATAATATTGTTTGGGGCCAAAAAGGTAATTTCCTGGATGTCCCCACAGATTGCCCGCAACGGGATGAACGATTAGGATGGACCGGCGATATTCAGGTTTTTGCCGGAACAGCCTGTTTAAATATGGATGCTGCCGGATTTTTAACCAAATGGCTGCGCGATTTAAAGGCCGACCAATTAAGTAATGGAAGTATTCCACACGTGGTGCCCAACGTGCTGGGAGAGGATTGGGCTGGTGCTGCCGGCTGGGCTGATGCCGGTGTGATTGTTCCCTGGACAATGTATCAGTCCTATGGCGATAAACGCATCCTGGAAACCCAGTATGAAAGCATGAAGGAATGGGTTGAGTTTATGAGAGAGGAAGCCCAAAGTGATGAGACTACCTATTTATGGGACAATACTTTTACTTTTGGCGACTGGCTCTCCTTTAACAGTGATGCATCTGATTATCCAGGGGCCTATACCGATAAAGAATTAATTTCAACAGCCTATTTCGCCCGTTCTACGGATTTACTTCACCGTACGGCAGAAATTCTTGGTAACAATGAAGATGCTAAAGAATACGCAAATCTGTTGGAACAGGTTAAAAAAGCGTTCCAAAGAGAGTATATAACAGCGAGTGGTAGGGTAATGTCAAATACCCAGACTGCTTATTTATTAGCCCTGAAATTTGGACTTCTACCCGATAGTTTGGAGCAGGATGCAGTAGGGCATTTAGTCGAAGATATTAATGAACGCGGGCATCTTACGACCGGATTTTTAGGGACGCCACATTTGAATCCTATTCTCAGTGAATACGGACATGACAAAGAGGCTTATAAATTACTGAACCGTAAAGAGTATCCCTCATGGCTTTATCCGGTAACAATAGATGCAACTACTATTTGGGAGCGTTGGGACGGCATAAAGCCGGACAGTAGTTTTCAAAATCCGGGAATGAACTCCTTTAACCATTATGCCTATGGTGCTATTGGCGAGTGGCTTCATAAAAATGTAGCTGGTATTAAAGCTGAAGCTCCAGGTTATAAAAAGATTACCATTGCACCACAAATAGGTGGAAATTTGACCCATGCACGAAGTCTTTTAAATACAATGTATGGAAGGGTGGAATCGGATTGGACGATTGATGGAGACCAATTCTTTCATACCGTTACCATTCCTGCTAACACGCGAGCAACGGTCACTTTTCTCAATACAACGCCAGATAGTATTACTGAAGGAGGTAAGGATTTAACAGATACGGAAGGAATACACGGGATAGAAAAGAAAGGAGATAATGTTGAAGTAAAAATCGGGTCCGGTACTTATCACTTTATTTATGGCTGGCAACACCTGGAAAAGAAATCGGGAAATAGTGATACAAATAATAAAAGCGGTGAAGAAAAAGACTTAGCTATAGACCATAAGCTTGCCGCATTAATTGCCGATAAGGATGCCAGGCAGATATTAAATGAAGAGCTGCCAGAATTAATGGACTCTCCCTGGTTGAGTCAGGTAATGGGATATCCTCTTGAGCGAGCGGCGCAGAGTCTACCCGGGCAATTCAGTATATCAAACGAAAACCTGCAAGCTATAGATCAAATGCTGAGCAATTTAAACCAGTGATTATGGATAAGAAAATATTTCTGCAAACAACAGCCGCCACCACCCGATCATTTATCCAAATACGGCAGATTTAAAAGGCCCCCAGCTGTTGATAAATAATGGGAAACCGACGCATCTTTTCCTGGCTACACAGGGAGGGAAATATAAAACCTCATCCGGCTTTGTGTTCAAGATTGAACAAAATGAATAGCAGGAGAAAGAATTTCTTTTGCCACTCTATAAAAAAGATCAAATATAGGATTATGAATATTACAAGTAAGAAAATAGTTTTTTTCATTAAACTGGGATTCCTTATTCCGGTTTTATCAATGTGTTTTATTTTGGGCCTCTGGAATACGGCAGGTGCCCAGGAATCCATTGACCGGCATGCGTTGGTTAACCGTCATAATGTAGAAATTACTGAGTTTGATTCTTTGAACTCCCTCTCCGTTGGAAATGGAGAATTTGCTTTTACCGTGGGAGCTACTGGATTGCAATCTTTCCCAGAGTTCTATGAGAATGGAATGTCGTTGGGGACCCAATCTCAATGGGGCTGGCACAGCTTCCCTAATACCGGGAACTATACAATGGAAGATGTGGCTGAGTATTACACCACTGATGATGGCCGGGAGGTACCCTATGCTACCCAACACGATACCGGAAGAGCAGCGGAGGCCACGCACTGGCTGAGAACTAATCCGCAGCGGCTTCATTTAGGAATTGTGGGACTAGTACTGCTTAAGGAAAATGGCGAAGAAGCAGCTATATCAGATATAAAAAATGTCGATCAGAAACTGAATCTGTGGACAGGTAAAATACACAGCCGATATACGGTTGATGGGGAGCCGGTAGAGGTGGAGCTATACGGGCATCAGGACAGGGATCAGATATCCGTACGTATTCATTCCCCGCTCATCGAAGAAGAACGCCTGAAGGTGAAATTTAGATTTCCCTATGGAAGTGACTGCCATGTATGTCCTGGGTATGATTGGAGTAAACCGGAAAAGCATGAGACGCTGTTAACAAACAAATCTGAAAACAGGGTTTTTCTTCAGAGAAAACTGGATACAACGAGCTATGTAACTGATGTCAGTTGGGAAGCTAAGGCGCAAATAAATGAAGAGGAAAAGCATTTATTTCATTTGACGCCGGATGCGGGTGAAGATACTTTTGTATTCAGCGTATTATTTCGCCAAGAAAAATTTGAAGAGGCTCCGGATGGATTTGAGGCAACCCGCCAAAACAGCCAGCAGCAATGGGAGAAATTTTGGTCGGAAGGAGGAGCAATAGATTTCTCCGGTTCCACCGATCCCAGGGCCAATGAGCTGGAGCGAAGGGTCGTACTGTCCCAATACCTAACGAAGATCCAGACGAGCGGTTCTCTTCCCCCGCAAGAGACCGGTTTAACCATGAATAGCTGGTACGGAAAATTTCACTTAGAAATGCACTGGTGGCATGGGGTGCATTATTCTCTCTGGGATCGCACTCATTTACTGGAAAATAGTTTAGATTGGTATAGCAAAGCAATGTCAGGGGCACGGAAAACCGCCCAGTGGCAGGGTTATGAGGGAGTACGGTGGCAGAAGATGACCGGTCCGGGCGGTAGGAAAAGTCCCTCGGGTGTAGGAGAGGTATTAGTTTGGCAGCAGCCTCATCCCATATATTTTGCAGAGGAGATTTATCGTCAAAATCCTACACAGAAAGTTTTAGATGAATATAAGGAACGGGTCTTCGAGACTGCCGAATTTATGGCTTCTTTTGCAACCTACGATTCAACGGATGGCCATTACCATCTGACGCGTCCCATTAAACCTGCCCAAGAACTGTTTGAAACGATGAATACGAAAAACCCTCCTTTTGAGCTCGCATATTGGCATTATGGACTCTCTGTTGCCCAAAAATGGAAAGAGCGATTAGACCTGCCGATCAATAAAAAATGGCAAGAAGTTGCGAATAACCTTGCCCCGTTGCCCAAAAAGGACAATTTATATCTTCCAAATGCCCTTACTCCGGATGCCTATACAAACGACAAATACCGTCATGACCATCCAATGGTGGTGGGAGCGTATGGACTAATTCCCTCGGCAGAATTAGTGGATGAGCAGATCATGAAAAATACTTTCAATGAAATTGAAAACCATTGGATATGGGAAAGTACCTGGGGGTGGGATTATCCCATGATGGCAATGGCTGCCGCAAGGCTCAATATGCCGGAAAAAGCGGTGGACGCACTTTTTATGGATGTTCAAAAGAATACGTACTTAAAAAATGGCCATAATTATCAGGATGAACGTCTCAGACTTTATTTGCCGGGCAATGGCGGACTGCTAACGGCGGTGGCCATGATGGCGGCCGGATGGGAGGATGGTCCTGATATTGATACCCCTGGTTTCCCTGATAATGGGAAATGGGATATCAAGTGGGAAGGCCTGCGAAAAATGCAGTAAGTCTTCTTTCACTGGCAGTTTAGCTCCATTTTTTAATTTCTAAGAGACAGATAACTCGTTCACATCTTTTCCGTGGTGGGAAAGTTATATACCAGTTATGATCCTTGTTGAGTATAGACTGGACAGACCTGGTATTTATTTCTGATAGAACTTGTGATTAGAGTCTCAATAAAAAGGAGTATGTACAATATTTTGGATGTCTCTCAAAAAGATAGTTTCAGATAGCTAAATAAATACCAGTTTGCTACTTATAAAGTTGAGTAGCAAATAAGCACCTCATTCCTGATAGGAATACCCGGTATGGGGTGCTGTTATGTGGTGAACTCAGGATCTAATGTGTATATAGTTTTTAAATGAACTTTAACGTTACAGTTGATAACATTTATGAATCATGTGAATAGATACTTGATGTATTTTGGAGGGATACTCCTTACAATCAGCCTGTTTATGGCTAATTCGGTCGAGGCGCAAAACGCTAATGAAAGAAATATCCAGCTTCCTGTTCCAACAAATTCCGAATTACCGTCCCTCTATTTGATTGGGGATTCAACTGTTCGAAACGGATCTGGTGACGGGGCAAATGGACAATGGGGATGGGGAAGCGTTTTGTCCTCTTATTTTGATACTGACAGAGTAAATGTAGTAAATCGAGCATTAGGAGGGCGTAGCAGCCGAACATATATTACTCAGGGATACTGGAGTCAACAAAAAGAGTTGTTAAAACCCGGAGATGTAGTGCTAATTCAATTTGGACATAACGATGCCAGTCCCATTAACGACACAAGTCGTGCAAGAGGAGTTCTCGATGGTATTGGTGAAGAAAAAAAGGATATCTTTAATAAGTTAACCAAAAAGGTAGAAACCGTATATACCTATGGTTCTTATTTAAGAACCTATATTTCAGACATTAAGAACAAGGGAGCTACGCCAATCATCTGTTCGCTGGTGCCCACTAATGGGAAAGTGATAGATAAAGAAGACCAATTTGCGAAATGGGCGGAACAAGTGGCGGTGACTGAAGGAGTTCGCTTCCTCGATTTAAATAAAATAATAGCTCGCGAATATGAAAAAGTAGGACGGGATAAAGTTCAGGACTTTTTTGTTGATGACAACGTGCA
Coding sequences:
- a CDS encoding sugar-binding transcriptional regulator, whose product is MYYEQKYNQQEIANRLHLSRPKVSRLLKQAREIGIVQISVLSPNNSFVELENALEDTYHLQEALIVDSEEEISDKIIKKQIGSAAADYLHRTISEGETIGVTWGTTLQAMVDAMPSKQVDNTHVVQALGGVGPPEAKAHATDISRRLSQLLKSKLTLLPAPGIVDSKEAKQVLLADRKVKGALDLFSTIDTLYVGIGALKTNPVLDRDHEELPPKLYEKITHSDAVGDIALRFFDKNGKEIDSPLKELVIGISIEELKKIKTVVGIAGGSQKVDVIHGALKNNLIDVLITDQQTAQKLV
- a CDS encoding RNA polymerase sigma factor; this translates as MIGEVTRSLYSSSKNRSDLEDYWYGIREGNTEALSHLYCVSYSWLFNYGYKIIPRSGFVEDAIQELFLILWKKRTDINEAKSVRSYLFASLRRIIFRRLEKQRNRTQRNHDYKDYQLQEAGNIEKMMIHLEAGQERKEQLKNAMQSLSQRQKEAISLKYFDGLSNKEISQVMNINRQSVYNHVSTAISKMQEQVQLR
- a CDS encoding alpha-L-rhamnosidase, whose amino-acid sequence is MKKYLILILIIIVGISSPVCSAGNDGELSVTNLQTEYFENPIGIDQANPRLAWKLKNSERNTLQAAYQIQVAKGENDFSSGNIIWDTGRVESESSIHNVYEGPDLESGQRYYWRVRVWNQNDGVSEWSNTSFWEMGLLNTDDWQFDWIEPGLDQDSSEPQPVPMLRTEFSVPKAIKEARAYVTAHGLYEMEINGEKVGDQVFTPGWTSYNNRLQYQTYDVTEYLQSGDNAIGVMLGDGWYRGYIGFNNQRNYYGENLALLAQIKITYEDGTTETFGTDDSWKATTGPILKSDIYNGEAYDARLEKEGWANPGYDDRNWIGVRVVSDSESKEQLVAPEGPPVRKIQELRPVEILRTPEGDTVVDMGQNMVGWIRLKVSGSAGTKVTMEHAEVLDKDGNFYTENLRAANQINTYTLKGEGEEVWEPRFTFQGFRYVKVEGYPGELTKDGVTGVVIHSDMEPTGHFESSNPLINQLQHNIVWGQKGNFLDVPTDCPQRDERLGWTGDIQVFAGTACLNMDAAGFLTKWLRDLKADQLSNGSIPHVVPNVLGEDWAGAAGWADAGVIVPWTMYQSYGDKRILETQYESMKEWVEFMREEAQSDETTYLWDNTFTFGDWLSFNSDASDYPGAYTDKELISTAYFARSTDLLHRTAEILGNNEDAKEYANLLEQVKKAFQREYITASGRVMSNTQTAYLLALKFGLLPDSLEQDAVGHLVEDINERGHLTTGFLGTPHLNPILSEYGHDKEAYKLLNRKEYPSWLYPVTIDATTIWERWDGIKPDSSFQNPGMNSFNHYAYGAIGEWLHKNVAGIKAEAPGYKKITIAPQIGGNLTHARSLLNTMYGRVESDWTIDGDQFFHTVTIPANTRATVTFLNTTPDSITEGGKDLTDTEGIHGIEKKGDNVEVKIGSGTYHFIYGWQHLEKKSGNSDTNNKSGEEKDLAIDHKLAALIADKDARQILNEELPELMDSPWLSQVMGYPLERAAQSLPGQFSISNENLQAIDQMLSNLNQ